In a genomic window of Nitrospira sp. ND1:
- a CDS encoding alginate lyase family protein: MERPNDFQFCTETSDQLPALSWNFDPTDDRIHQLLQGQWSALGFPWKWEPDSHLWSRAPDTGKAWPSIFFGSIPYHAGNPFGDIRVAWEPSRLQQLVSLALLVRQDAAHAEQAIGLLENILASWIAANPPLTGIHYVSAMECALRLIAACHAVDLVRMRLRTQERTQTNLLQLVASHAPLIAKRLSLYSSAGNHTIAEGCGLVYAGTLFPEFSGASEWKSIGMRILAQESARQILPDGGGIEQALGYQLFIIDLLGLVQALLEHHAESVPATIANAVRKGRAFLIAFGDSPNNLPSISDKDGGYALSRHLRISWDGVADRSVAKITFPDSGYTILRGRSSSPFRLVLDHGTLGMPPCFGHGHADALSIILYFGEQDIFIDPGTYTYSGDPRWRGYFRGTQAHNTVIVDRLDQAVQETAFLWSQPFHSSLSHQHVTPEGVITVIANHDGYKSRLGVTHWRAVIYEPAGRWLIWDYLSGSGSHDLELNWHLAVEPKTTPNGYILKCDDGLLHLLIEGGKTTLHRGETNPISGWRSRQYGMKEPISTLCTTFSGTLPHEFVTQIQLDGVGPPDNLLTTLSFFLEFVHETQAH, from the coding sequence GTGGAACGACCGAATGATTTCCAATTTTGCACGGAAACAAGCGATCAGCTCCCCGCCTTAAGTTGGAATTTTGATCCGACTGATGACAGGATTCACCAACTTCTTCAAGGGCAATGGTCAGCCCTCGGCTTTCCCTGGAAATGGGAACCTGATTCTCACCTGTGGAGCCGCGCACCGGATACCGGTAAGGCTTGGCCAAGCATATTTTTTGGGTCAATTCCTTACCATGCCGGAAACCCGTTTGGTGATATTCGCGTAGCATGGGAACCGTCCCGATTGCAGCAACTGGTTAGCCTTGCGCTGCTCGTGCGCCAGGATGCAGCCCACGCGGAGCAGGCGATCGGGTTATTGGAGAACATCCTCGCTTCCTGGATTGCAGCAAACCCGCCGCTCACAGGAATCCACTATGTCTCAGCTATGGAATGCGCCCTACGGTTGATTGCTGCATGCCATGCGGTAGACTTGGTTCGCATGAGACTCCGAACGCAAGAACGCACTCAAACGAATCTGTTGCAGCTAGTAGCCTCCCATGCGCCCTTAATCGCAAAGCGGTTATCCCTTTATTCCTCTGCGGGTAATCACACCATCGCGGAGGGGTGTGGGTTGGTCTACGCTGGAACGCTCTTTCCCGAGTTTTCAGGCGCATCGGAGTGGAAATCTATCGGCATGCGCATTCTTGCACAGGAGTCGGCGAGACAGATATTGCCTGATGGTGGCGGGATTGAACAGGCACTCGGGTATCAGCTTTTCATTATCGATCTACTGGGACTCGTACAGGCATTACTTGAACATCATGCCGAGTCCGTACCAGCCACAATTGCTAACGCAGTGCGAAAGGGGAGAGCGTTTCTGATCGCCTTCGGCGACAGCCCGAACAACCTGCCTTCGATCAGCGACAAGGATGGGGGATATGCACTGTCACGCCATCTGCGAATCAGTTGGGATGGAGTTGCGGATCGAAGTGTGGCTAAGATCACATTCCCTGACTCCGGGTACACGATACTTCGCGGTCGCTCGTCATCGCCTTTTCGCTTGGTTCTCGACCATGGGACCTTGGGCATGCCGCCATGCTTTGGTCACGGCCATGCGGACGCTCTCTCCATCATTTTGTATTTCGGTGAGCAAGACATTTTTATTGATCCGGGAACCTACACCTATTCCGGCGACCCAAGATGGCGAGGTTACTTTCGTGGAACTCAAGCGCACAACACCGTTATCGTAGATCGACTCGACCAGGCCGTTCAGGAAACTGCCTTCCTCTGGTCGCAGCCGTTCCACTCGAGCCTCTCGCATCAGCATGTTACTCCGGAGGGGGTAATAACAGTTATCGCAAATCATGATGGCTATAAGAGCCGCCTTGGCGTAACTCATTGGCGAGCAGTGATCTACGAGCCGGCCGGTCGTTGGCTCATCTGGGACTACCTGTCCGGCTCGGGCAGCCATGACCTTGAACTGAACTGGCATCTTGCTGTTGAACCAAAGACCACGCCCAATGGATACATCCTCAAGTGTGACGATGGCCTCTTGCATTTACTCATTGAGGGGGGTAAGACCACGCTGCATCGAGGCGAGACTAATCCGATCAGCGGCTGGCGATCCAGACAGTATGGAATGAAGGAGCCGATTTCAACCCTCTGTACGACCTTCAGCGGAACCCTTCCCCATGAATTTGTCACACAGATACAGCTTGATGGTGTCGGTCCACCTGACAATTTATTAACTACACTGTCGTTCTTTCTGGAATTCGTACATGAAACCCAAGCGCATTGA
- a CDS encoding WecB/TagA/CpsF family glycosyltransferase, with protein sequence MKPKRIEILGIPVDCVTMDEAVDWAESMIHGRQPCTVLAVNPEKIIRAQQDRELLDQLRSADLLIPDGIGVVLAARLLGLGHAERVPGSELMPQLCERAASKGYTVFLFGASTAVNQQAVAVLRDRYPGIRIVGSQHGYVKKEEMPSLVARINECQPDLLFVALGSPHQELWMSRYLPQLKVKVCQGVGGTFDVIAGRVRRAPKFFRSLHLEWFYRLTSNPGRLRRQTALPIFAYRILKERFIRAA encoded by the coding sequence ATGAAACCCAAGCGCATTGAGATTCTCGGCATTCCAGTTGACTGCGTCACCATGGACGAAGCCGTCGATTGGGCTGAATCCATGATTCATGGACGCCAACCTTGCACTGTCTTGGCAGTAAATCCTGAGAAGATTATTCGTGCCCAGCAGGATCGCGAACTCCTTGACCAGCTCCGGTCTGCCGATCTGCTTATCCCTGACGGCATCGGTGTCGTCCTTGCAGCCCGACTCTTGGGTTTGGGCCACGCCGAGCGAGTCCCTGGTTCCGAGCTGATGCCCCAACTTTGCGAGCGGGCTGCCTCGAAAGGTTATACGGTTTTCCTCTTTGGGGCGAGCACGGCAGTCAACCAGCAAGCTGTCGCAGTCTTACGTGACCGATATCCGGGGATTCGCATAGTTGGCTCCCAACATGGTTATGTGAAAAAAGAAGAGATGCCCTCACTCGTCGCGCGCATCAACGAGTGCCAGCCCGACCTTCTCTTTGTTGCCTTAGGTAGCCCGCACCAAGAACTGTGGATGTCTCGCTATCTCCCACAATTGAAGGTGAAGGTCTGTCAAGGTGTCGGTGGCACGTTTGATGTTATTGCGGGTCGTGTGAGACGTGCGCCAAAGTTTTTCCGCAGCCTGCACCTAGAATGGTTTTATCGTCTCACCAGCAACCCTGGTCGGCTTCGTCGCCAAACAGCCCTCCCGATATTTGCCTATCGCATTCTGAAAGAACGTTTTATTCGTGCGGCCTAA
- a CDS encoding VPLPA-CTERM sorting domain-containing protein, with amino-acid sequence MSYFKHRICLRTVGLTVGALGFLFVAMPSQAANVPFNFSGSVAEVHGGVFTSGGSGVNGFGSALPVSGSFTYNSSTPDVLPGDPMWGLYANPIQNMTVKVGNYTATFSPGSSVMQVINNPGLGDTFKVTLNGFTSSPAAVNSLTPTTFEMELVNPNGNVFANDHLPTTPPSLSSFASNQWRLVFSGVGNRVQGALTSLVPLPAAVWLFGAGLIALVGLGSRGLASRKDS; translated from the coding sequence ATGAGCTACTTCAAACACAGAATCTGCCTTAGAACGGTAGGCCTGACGGTGGGTGCTTTAGGTTTTCTATTTGTGGCTATGCCCAGCCAGGCGGCTAATGTCCCATTCAATTTCAGCGGCTCGGTTGCGGAAGTTCACGGCGGTGTCTTCACATCGGGAGGATCCGGAGTGAACGGGTTCGGTTCGGCGCTTCCAGTGTCTGGAAGCTTCACCTACAACTCCTCCACTCCAGACGTCTTGCCCGGGGATCCCATGTGGGGCCTGTACGCCAATCCAATCCAGAACATGACCGTCAAGGTCGGAAACTACACAGCCACCTTCAGCCCTGGATCCAGCGTCATGCAAGTGATCAACAACCCGGGACTCGGTGACACGTTCAAGGTGACGCTCAATGGATTTACGAGCAGTCCTGCCGCGGTGAATAGCTTGACACCCACGACATTCGAAATGGAGTTGGTCAATCCAAACGGCAACGTTTTCGCGAATGATCACTTACCTACCACGCCTCCAAGTCTCTCATCGTTTGCTTCCAACCAATGGCGCCTGGTGTTTAGCGGCGTAGGGAACAGAGTACAGGGAGCGCTGACATCCCTAGTTCCATTGCCTGCGGCAGTGTGGTTGTTCGGAGCCGGTTTGATCGCGTTGGTCGGACTAGGGTCACGAGGCCTGGCTTCACGAAAAGATTCGTAG